The window CCTCGTAGGGGCTGAGGGGGGTTGCATGGATGCTGTGTAGGTTGGCCAAGGGGAAATTGGCAGATAAGACAAAGCCATCAGATAGCCATACATATAGAAAATGGGACAAACTGGGAATGGTCCCATTTAGAACACTACATTTGGTATAGCAAAATGAGGGGCACACCTTAGGTGTGCCCCTGTTTGAGGATGAGGGAGGGAGTAATTTACTGAATAGAGGAAGCTATGGGATTGGCTTCGTAGTTATCGCAGAGTCCGTCGCCATCGATGTCGACGAAGTTTCTCATGCCAAAGGCCCTATAGAAGCCAATGGTTTGAAATTCATCGTGGATTGAGTCACCGTTTTGGTCAACAAAAGGTCCGATTCCGAGCTGTTCAAAGTAAGGGGTGTTCTGGGCGTAGTCGCAGATTCCGTCACCGTTTTCATCCACAAAGTTCAATCCCATTGTCATCTGTCTGAATCTTTCAGGATTAACAAATAGGTCATCATCTGTATTTACCTGGAACATTGCATAATGCTGTGGACCGAATTCTCTTCTAAGGTTTTGAGTGGCATTTGTTGCAAATGGATTGGCTTCATAGTTGTCGCAGAGTCCGTCGCCATCGATATCGACGAAATTTCTCATGCCAACGGCCCTATAGAAGCCGATGGTTTGAAATTCATCGTGGATAGAGTCACCGTTTTGGTCGACAAAAGGTCCGATTCCGAGCTGTTCAAAGTAAGGGGTGTTCTGGGCATAGTCAATGATTCCGTCACCGTTTTCATCCACAAAATGCATACCACCAGCCATCTGTGAAAAGGTACGAGGATTGATGAAGAGATCATTGCTGATGTCTACTGAAACATCAGGATACACTTGGGGGCCCATGACATTACGCATGTTGTAAGCATGCCCCATGCCAGTGGCAATTTGACCTGTTCCACTGCTCATTGGTCCTGTGGCAAAGGCGTTTGAGAAGATCATTAAGGAAAAAATGGCTGTTAAAAGTGTTAATTGTTTCATCTCTGAAACCTCCTTTATTTTGTTTTTTGTCTATATTTAAATCCAAGGAATGTGCCAACTGTAATTTGTTAGTAATAACAATAAGTTATTAGTTGTGAATGGTGGCATCCAGTCGACGAAATCAGTATTTGCTCGACAAATTTGTCGATGCCATAGGGTTTACGGTACGTAGTTCCATGCTTACTCTATAACTGTTAATGAGTTCTTTTTCCTTTTCCTTTGCTGGCGTGTCGCTCTTCATCTTAAAGGAGGTGGAAAAAAATGTCTCAGACTCATAGGGGTAAAAATGGACCAGATTTATAATGATGCCTTGGATCTTCACAGGAAACTGAGGGGAAAAATTGAGGTAAGAGCAAAGGCCGAGATTAAAAATTTACGTGATTTGAGCCTTCTCTACTCTCCTGGTGTAGCTGCACCATGCAGGGCTATTAAAAGGGATTTGGAAGAAGTCTGGAACTATACGATAAAGGCAAATACAGTAGGTATCGTAACTGATGGTTCTGCCGTACTTGGATTAGGAGATATTGGTCCAGAGGCTTCTCTCCCTGTGATGGAGGGAAAGGCCATGCTTTTTAAAAGATTTGCCAATATAGACGCCTTTCCAATTTGCTTGGCCACGAAAGATCCGGAAGAGATCGTAGAGACTGTCAGAAGGATTTGCCCTGTTTTTGGAGGCATCAACCTTGAGGATATAGCTGCTCCACGTTGTTTTTTAGTAGAAGAGGCCCTGCAAGACCTTGGCATCCCTGTATTTCATGACGATCAACATGGAACTGCCATAGTGGTCCTTGCGGCCCTCATGAACGCTGTAAAATGTCTTGGAAAGAGCCTTGAAGACCTAAAAGTCGTAATCTGCGGTGCTGGAGCCGCAGGTATTGCAATTGCAAGATTGTTGAGGTGTGTGGGCCATGAAGGTACATCGTGTATTACGGTCAAAGAAGTAATATGTGTAGATAGTAAGGGCATTATTCATAGGGACAGAGAAGATTTGAATAGGCCCAAGGAGGAGATCTTGATGTACACAAATCCCCGTAATATTAAAGGTGGATTAGAAGAGGCCCTGAGTGGAGCAGACTGTTTTATTGGGGTGAGCAAAGGAAATATTCTGGATAAGAGTCTGATATCCAAGATGAATCACGATCCAATTGTCTTTGCCCTGGCAAATCCTGATCCAGAGATCAACCCTAAAGATGCGCTTGAGGCTGGAGCAGCAATCGTTGCCACAGGAAGGAGTGATTTTCCCAATCAGGTCAATAATGTTTTGGGATTTCCAGGAATATTTAGAGGGGCATTAGATGCAAGGGCAAAGCGTATAACGAATGAGATGAAATTGGCAGCTTCAAAGGCGATTGCCGCATGCGTGGAAGATCCAACTCCAGATAGAATTATACCAAGTGTCCTAAATGAAGATATAGTAAAGATGGTATCAATTGCTGTTTTTCGTGCTGCTAACATGGGGGACCTGACAGAATAGGCCAACTGGTTGTCTCAAACATGCTAGACTGTTCCGCAGCTTAGCATTGCATCTGCCACCTTTAAAAATGCTCCGATATTGGCTCCTTTTTTATAGTTTACATAGCCATCATGTTCTCTTCCATATTTGACAATTGTCGCATGTATGTCTGCCATGATTTCTTTTAGTCTCAGGTCTAACTCCTCCTCTGTCCAGGAAAGTCTCATACTGTTTTGGGTCAACTCCAATCCTGAGACTGCCACACCTCCAGCATTTGCGGCCTTACCAGGTATGAAAACGCGTTTTGAGGCCATAATTGTGTGAACTGCCTCAGGCGTACACGGAATATTTGCGCCCTCTAGAAAGAATCTACAGCCATTCATTATTAAAGTCTTTGCATCAGAGTCACTAATTTCATTTTGAATGGCACATGGAAGGGCGATATCACAGGGTACAGCCCAAGGCTTTTTGCCGGAAAAGTATCTTAGACCTCTGTCTTTAGCGAACTGAGATATCCTTCCCCTCTTTTCAAACTTGAGTATCTTTAATTCCTCTACGTCCTTTTCTGCTAGGCCTTTTGGGGCATATACAAACCCTGAAGAATCAGAAACAGTGATTACATTTGCACCTTTGTTAACCAATTTTTCAATGGCATGTATTGCCACATTACCCGCCCCTGAAACAGCCACGGATTTTCCTTCAAGTCGTTGGTTTTGTTCTTTAAGTACAAATTCAAGCATATAGGCGCATCCGTATCCTGTGGCCTCTTTTCTAATGAGACTCCCTCCAAAAGACACTCCCTTTCCGGTGAGGGCACCTGAAAATTCGTTTTTTATCTTTTTATATTGACCGAACATGTAGCTTATTTCTCGCTCTCCTACCCCAATATCTCCTGCAGGAATATCAAGATTGGGGCCAATATAGCGACTGAGCTCAGTCATGTATTGCTGGCAAAATTTCATTATTTCACGGTCTGATTTCCCTTTTGGATTAAAGTTGGCACCTCCCTTTGCACCACCCATAGGTAGGCCAGTAAGGCTGTTTTTGAAGGTCTGCTCAAAGGCAAGGGCTTTAAGCACACTGAGTCTGAGAGGGGCTCTAAAACGTATCCCTCCTTTATAAGGACCAATGGCATTACTGTGCTGGATCCTGTAGCCTCTATTAGTGTGTATTACACCTTGATCATCCTCCCATGTCACCCTAAATATTATGATCCTGTCGGCCTCTGTGAGCCGCTCAAAAATGCGTTTTTCTCGGTAAATAGGGTTCTTGTCCATAAAAGGGATGATGTCTTGCGCCACTTCAAAGACTGCTTGGTGAAATTCCCTATCACCAGGGTGTCTTTCTTTGATGCCCTTAATGAATGTATGTAGCCCCTCGGACAGGCATACAGCAGCCATTTTATCTCCTTAGTGTTGGTCCCTAAAACCCTCACGTATAACAGTGAATTCGCCTGTTTCAGTATTTAGATCATAGATGTTGAAGTTGGTCTTGGGATCTATTCCAGGATAGTGTATTGCAAGATTCATAGAGGCAGATCCTTTTGGTCCGCTGACGATTCTATGAAAGACACCCCCTTGGCCAGGAAAGGAGGGCTGGACCATCATAAATTAGCTGACTTTGGTGCCAGATCTCGTTAGGACTTACTTTAAAATATTCAATTTTACCGTGTTTTTTAGTGTAGAGTTCTACATGTCTTGTCCCGTAAAGGACCACTAAATTGTCGTCCTGGTTTGGATGCATATACCAGGGGCTTTCGACATCTCCCACAGGACCTGGAGACATAGCTCCAGCTTCATGAATCACCCTATCTATGGCACTGATTTCTTTGAAGGCTGACCGTGGGACCAGGTCAAAATAGACACCAGGGGTCCGCCTAAATTGGTAGAGAAGAATAATCTTATATAGGCCTGGGACTTCTTTTAAAACTTTTACTTTAATCGCCATATTTAACTCAACATTTCTTACTTAAACTTTGCAGGAAGCATTTCAGGGATTAGCATTTCTCTAGCTATTCTGAGAAAATATGCATCGGTCATACCCGCGATAAAGTCTCTTACCTTTTCTTCTGGTTTGGTGGAATCCATGTAGCGGGTGTTCATACCGTTTAAGAAATCACAGACTATGGGGCTACTTTTATTGAATGTTTTGACATCCTCCAAAAGACGTTCAAATAGGTATTGAAACAGATTTTCAATCTTTTTTGCCTGGGTCTTTATAAGGGGATTGAGATATATTCTCTCCATATTGAAAGCACGTAGGATTTTCAAGATTTCTGAAACTTCTTTACTAAAGGAGATAGTGTCCCTGTCAAAGCTGTTTTGGATGAGGTCTTCCACCAGGTTATAAACAATTTTTCCATTTGTATCACCAAGGCGATCCCTACATTCTTTTGGTATATCTTTTCTATCAATAAGGCCAAGACGAATTGCATCTTCTATATCTCGCCCTATATAACTTATAACATCGGTCATTCTAACAAGACATGCCTCTAGAGTTGTTGGGACGAAATCTTTTTGAGGATTCTGCTCCTTTTCTTCCATTTCTTTTAAGAGGTCGCTGAAGGTCTTTCCCCGTATTGGGCTGATTTCTCTTTGGTGCCTTTCTCCATCATGGCATAAAATTCCATCGAGTACCTGTAAGGTTAGATTCAATCCTCTTCCTTTACGTTCTACATCTCTCAGAAATCTTACCCCCTGACAACTGTGGACGAAGTATCCTATTCCATGGGAATGACAGATTTTAGACAGATACTGTTCTCCATCATGACCAAATGGAGGATGGCCAATGTCATGTCCTAGGCTTATGGCCTCTATGAGATCGACGTTAAGCCCTAAGAATCTCCCAATACTCCTTGAAATCCGTGAAACTATCTGTACATGCAAGACCCTGTGAGTAATGTGATCGTTTGGAATTAGGGAAAAGACCTGTGTTTTGTCTATATAACGAGTGTATGCCAATGAGTGGAGTATTCGGTCTGTATCTATTGAAAAGGCTGTCCTGTGGTCTTGCTTGACGGTTTCTTCATCCCGTTCTCTCTGGGCATTGAGGCTGAGGGTTGCAAAGGGTGAAAGTCTTTTCTTTTCTTCGGCTTCAAGCCTTTTTTTCCAGAGTTGGACATCCATGTAAATTTCCTTCCAAGGAATCTATGAGAGATTTCCTGTAATAGACAAATAATTACACGACATTTAGGAAAAGAAGATGATATTTTAGATTATATTATTATTAATCCTTGCTGCCAACTTTATACTTTAAAAACAATGAAAAATGTTTTGGCGATGTTTTTTCTTTTAATGACAATTTCTTGAATATAATATCTTTCTTGAAAAACTTGTTTTAGTTAAAATGTGTTATGAGCTAGATTCTTCAATTCTAAGTCACTTCACCAAAATGTTGGATCTTTTTTGCAAAATGTGGGCTAACTATTAGGCAATTTTGGAACCAGATCGAGGAGAAAATCGAGGAATGAAATATAAGGATCTTTATAAAAGAGAAAAAAAGATCAATGAGATCACAATCAGTCTAAATCAGGCTGAAAATTTAATGGAAATAATGTCTCATTTGAAAGATCAGTTACTTGAGGTCTTTGATTGCGAGAGAATAACTGTGTATGCAGTAGATGTAGCCACAAAGGAATTATTTTCTTACTTTAAAACAGGACGTACTCCCGACGAAATTCGGGTTCCATTGAATAAAATGAGTATTGCAGGTTATGTGGCCACTACTGGAAAAATAATAAATATAAAAGATGTTTACCAAAATAACTATCAAATCGACTACCCGGGTCTACACTTTGATGCCAGTTGGGATTTGGAATCTGGTTTCAGGACAAGGTCTGTACTGGCCGCCCCACTTGTAATCAAAGAAAAGTACCTTCAGGGGGTAGTTCAATTACTAAATAAAAGATCTCATTTAGGATTTTCCGATGAAGATGTTAATTTATTAAAACATATTTCTAAAGGGTTAGCCGTAGCAATATACAATCAAAAGAGAATTCATCGAAAGATTAATAAGTTTGACTATTTATTGCAAAAAAATATTATTAGTTGTGATGAGCTTAATAGGGCAATAGCTCTAGCTCGTAGCAATACTGATGCGATTAAAAAAGACGTAAGTTATGTATTATTACATGAATTTGGAGTTGATAAAAGTGAGTTGGGAAAGGCACTTTCTAGATTTTATGATACGGAATTTATAGAGTTTTCAGATCAAATCATCATATCATCAGAATTGCTACAGGGCCTTAATGTAAAATATTTGAAAAAACGATTCTGGATACCTCTTAAAAAAGAGGGGAAAACAGTAACCGTATTGGTTGACGACCCTTTTGATCTAGAAAAGAGAAATGAGATCAGATGTGCTGGCCTTGGCAGGGACATAAAACTAGTCGTTGGCATACGAGAGGATATTCTGCGTTTTATCGAATGCAGTGCTGGAGACGTTCCATCTTTTGAAAGATCTTCCATTGATTCCTTTTTAGAAGAGATGGATGAAGGAGGAATTGAATTTGAAAGCGATAATACGCCGTCTGAGGAAGATTTATTAAATGAAGACGCCCCAGCCGTGGTAAAACTCGTTACCAGGATCATAAAAGATGCCTATGATCAAGGCGTTTCTGATATTCATATTGAGCCTTATCCTGGAAAAATGCCAACAGAAGTGCGGTTTCGTAGAGATGGCGTCTGTTATAAATATCTTGATATACCATCGACGCATACAAGGGCAGTGGTGAACCGGATTAAAATAATGAGTAATTTGGACATTTCAGAGAAGCGTCTTCCTCAGTCTGGGAAGATCAAACTCAGGTATGGTTCAAAAGATATAGAGCTTCGAGTAGAAATAACACCAACAGTATGTGGTCTTGAAGACGCAGTCATGCGAATCTTGAGTGCAGGAAAGCCTATTCCACTGGAAAAAATGAATTTT is drawn from Dissulfuribacter thermophilus and contains these coding sequences:
- a CDS encoding GspE/PulE family protein, producing the protein MKYKDLYKREKKINEITISLNQAENLMEIMSHLKDQLLEVFDCERITVYAVDVATKELFSYFKTGRTPDEIRVPLNKMSIAGYVATTGKIINIKDVYQNNYQIDYPGLHFDASWDLESGFRTRSVLAAPLVIKEKYLQGVVQLLNKRSHLGFSDEDVNLLKHISKGLAVAIYNQKRIHRKINKFDYLLQKNIISCDELNRAIALARSNTDAIKKDVSYVLLHEFGVDKSELGKALSRFYDTEFIEFSDQIIISSELLQGLNVKYLKKRFWIPLKKEGKTVTVLVDDPFDLEKRNEIRCAGLGRDIKLVVGIREDILRFIECSAGDVPSFERSSIDSFLEEMDEGGIEFESDNTPSEEDLLNEDAPAVVKLVTRIIKDAYDQGVSDIHIEPYPGKMPTEVRFRRDGVCYKYLDIPSTHTRAVVNRIKIMSNLDISEKRLPQSGKIKLRYGSKDIELRVEITPTVCGLEDAVMRILSAGKPIPLEKMNFSPRNLEKLLNIIQKPYGIILVVGPTGSGKTTTLHSILGHLNKPEKKIWTAEDPVEITQHGLRQVQVKPQIGYTFAAAMRSFLRGDPDIIMVGEMRDEETAHIALEASLTGHLVLSTLHTNSAPETITRLLDMGVNTLNFADAILGILAQRLVRTLCPSCKRPYHPTKEEFALIKAEYGHDYFDELDISYDDDFRLMGAGGCPKCNNTGYRGRIAIHELLVGSREIKRLIVEKAPVERLLEQGIKEGMRTLKQDGIYKIIQGYTDMVNVRKVCLV
- the gdhA gene encoding NADP-specific glutamate dehydrogenase: MAAVCLSEGLHTFIKGIKERHPGDREFHQAVFEVAQDIIPFMDKNPIYREKRIFERLTEADRIIIFRVTWEDDQGVIHTNRGYRIQHSNAIGPYKGGIRFRAPLRLSVLKALAFEQTFKNSLTGLPMGGAKGGANFNPKGKSDREIMKFCQQYMTELSRYIGPNLDIPAGDIGVGEREISYMFGQYKKIKNEFSGALTGKGVSFGGSLIRKEATGYGCAYMLEFVLKEQNQRLEGKSVAVSGAGNVAIHAIEKLVNKGANVITVSDSSGFVYAPKGLAEKDVEELKILKFEKRGRISQFAKDRGLRYFSGKKPWAVPCDIALPCAIQNEISDSDAKTLIMNGCRFFLEGANIPCTPEAVHTIMASKRVFIPGKAANAGGVAVSGLELTQNSMRLSWTEEELDLRLKEIMADIHATIVKYGREHDGYVNYKKGANIGAFLKVADAMLSCGTV
- a CDS encoding deoxyguanosinetriphosphate triphosphohydrolase family protein — translated: MDVQLWKKRLEAEEKKRLSPFATLSLNAQRERDEETVKQDHRTAFSIDTDRILHSLAYTRYIDKTQVFSLIPNDHITHRVLHVQIVSRISRSIGRFLGLNVDLIEAISLGHDIGHPPFGHDGEQYLSKICHSHGIGYFVHSCQGVRFLRDVERKGRGLNLTLQVLDGILCHDGERHQREISPIRGKTFSDLLKEMEEKEQNPQKDFVPTTLEACLVRMTDVISYIGRDIEDAIRLGLIDRKDIPKECRDRLGDTNGKIVYNLVEDLIQNSFDRDTISFSKEVSEILKILRAFNMERIYLNPLIKTQAKKIENLFQYLFERLLEDVKTFNKSSPIVCDFLNGMNTRYMDSTKPEEKVRDFIAGMTDAYFLRIAREMLIPEMLPAKFK
- a CDS encoding NAD(P)-dependent malic enzyme, translated to MDQIYNDALDLHRKLRGKIEVRAKAEIKNLRDLSLLYSPGVAAPCRAIKRDLEEVWNYTIKANTVGIVTDGSAVLGLGDIGPEASLPVMEGKAMLFKRFANIDAFPICLATKDPEEIVETVRRICPVFGGINLEDIAAPRCFLVEEALQDLGIPVFHDDQHGTAIVVLAALMNAVKCLGKSLEDLKVVICGAGAAGIAIARLLRCVGHEGTSCITVKEVICVDSKGIIHRDREDLNRPKEEILMYTNPRNIKGGLEEALSGADCFIGVSKGNILDKSLISKMNHDPIVFALANPDPEINPKDALEAGAAIVATGRSDFPNQVNNVLGFPGIFRGALDARAKRITNEMKLAASKAIAACVEDPTPDRIIPSVLNEDIVKMVSIAVFRAANMGDLTE